The following proteins are co-located in the Sphaeramia orbicularis chromosome 24, fSphaOr1.1, whole genome shotgun sequence genome:
- the LOC115415154 gene encoding C-C chemokine receptor type 6-like, with translation MALYPEEEWDYSNSSDYSDYSDYWNGTDIVEPCHYDNNHSVEQVVGPYIHSIICVLGFLGNSLVIITYAFYKRTKSMTDVYLLNVAIADLLFVVSLPLIVYNELTSWSMGSVACKLLRGSYSVNLYSGMLLLACISTDRYIAIVQARRSFRLRSLPYSRLICAIVWICALLLSVPTFYFYKCYTPSHSIDILHFDNMTLNSEPENVCEMKFDNNNTAIVMKVVVPSTQLAVGFFLPLLIMVFCYTSIIVTLLRARNFQRHKAVRVVFAVVAVFIICHLPYNITLFYDTVRMFKHEDCSVVDNVQMVKTITQTIAYLHCCLNPVLYAFIGVKFRNHFRRIVQDLWCLGKKYIAPRRFSRVTSEIYVSTRRSVDGSSDNGSSFTM, from the coding sequence ATGGCGCTCTACCCAGAAGAGGAATGGGATTATTCTAATTCATCTGATTATTCTGATTATTCTGATTATTGGAATGGAACCGACATTGTTGAACCTTGTCATTATGACAACAACCACAGTGTGGAGCAGGTGGTGGGCCCGTACATCCACTCCATCATCTGTGTTCTTGGGTTCCTTGGAAACAGCCTGGTGATCATCACCTACGCCTTCTACAAGAGAACCAAGTCCATGACTGATGTTTACCTGCTGAACGTGGCCATTGCTGACCTGCTGTTTGTGGTTTCGCTGCCCCTCATCGTCTACAATGAGCTGACGTCGTGGTCCATGGGGTCGGTGGCCTGCAAACTGCTGCGTGGTTCCTACAGTGTGAACCTGTACAGCGGCATGTTGCTACTGGCCTGCATCAGTACTGACCGCTACATCGCCATCGTCCAGGCCCGTCGCAGCTTCCGTCTGCGCTCGCTGCCCTACAGCCGCCTCATCTGCGCCATCGTCTGGATCTGCGCTCTGCTGCTGTCTGTGCCCACCTTCTACTTCTACAAATGTTACACACCCTCCCACAGCATAGACATACTGCATTTCGACAACATGACTCTAAATTCTGAGCCCGAAAACGTGTGCGAGATGAAGtttgacaacaacaacacagccATTGTCATGAAGGTGGTGGTCCCCAGTACTCAGCTGGCGGTGGGCTTCTTTCTGCCCCTGCTCATCATGGTCTTCTGCTACACCAGCATCATCGTCACCCTCCTGAGAGCCAGGAACTTCCAGAGGCACAAGGCGGTGCGGGTGGTTTTTGCTGTGGTGGCGGTCTTCATCATCTGTCACCTGCCCTACAACATCACGCTGTTTTACGATACTGTCAGGATGTTCAAGCATGAGGACTGCAGTGTGGTGGACAACGTGCAGATGGTCAAGACCATCACGCAGACCATCGCCTACTTGCACTGCTGCCTGAACCCAGTGCTGTACGCCTTCATAGGGGTGAAGTTTAGGAACCACTTCAGGAGGATCGTCCAAGACCTCTGGTGCCTGGGGAAGAAATACATTGCCCCCCGAAGGTTCTCCAGAGTCACCTCAGAGATCTATGTGTCCACTCGGCGCTCTGTGGATGGATCCAGTGACAACGGCTCCTCATTTACCATGTGA
- the LOC115415152 gene encoding kelch repeat and BTB domain-containing protein 11-like, translated as MDGTEGRESDGPAGGLRPHPGSAAVDMSQEINVENCYDILTKAKREGAAELRDRIYRFMSDHYLQVLRNPAVFGRLTAVEREHILARRMEGRRVLAVAETTEVYERAGSRESSRPQSPLLAPEDPNQRRVFYLRPDSQRWQVLTTLPDEVPAKGSGMCTLYNYLFVAGGIRAHGDGRSKASDRVFCFNPLTGTWSQVRPLSQPRSQLRLVSMDGCLYAIGGECLFTVERYDPRADRWTPVAPLPKGSFAVAHEATCCGGELFVSGGSLFYRLLRYSSRRDEWDECPFNESRRRSTDMVAHRSLVYRFDVDRERAGVSVYKYNTVVKVWHGGTSFPLENPLPFRCAVLGDRIYCVNRIQTLQFEVQGDQEGFLPEVLQSPTEARGALVPFVLSLNQDGFTPGQIAVQD; from the coding sequence ATGGACGGCACAGAGGGGAGGGAGTCAGACGGACCCGCCGGGGGTCTGCGTCCACACCCCGGCTCCGCAGCTGTAGACATGTCGCAGGAGATCAACGTGGAAAACTGCTACGACATCCTGACAAAAGCCAAGAGGGAAGGCGCGGCGGAACTCCGGGACCGGATCTACCGCTTCATGAGCGACCACTACCTGCAGGTTCTGCGGAACCCTGCCGTGTTCGGTCGGCTCACGGCGGTGGAGCGGGAACACATCCTAGCCCGGAGGATGGAGGGCAGGAGGGTCCTGGCGGTGGCGGAGACCACCGAGGTCTACGAGCGCGCAGGGAGCCGGGAGAGCAGCCGACCGCAGAGTCCGCTCCTGGCACCGGAGGACCCGAACCAGAGGCGGGTGTTCTACCTGCGGCCGGACTCCCAGCGGTGGCAGGTCCTGACCACCCTCCCGGACGAGGTCCCGGCGAAGGGCTCGGGCATGTGCACCCTGTACAACTACCTGTTTGTGGCCGGGGGGATCCGCGCGCACGGGGACGGTCGGTCCAAGGCGTCGGACCGGGTGTTCTGCTTCAACCCTCTGACCGGCACCTGGAGCCAGGTCCGGCCGCTGAGCCAGCCCCGCAGCCAGCTGCGCCTGGTGTCCATGGACGGGTGCCTGTACGCCATCGGGGGGGAGTGTCTGTTCACCGTGGAGCGTTACGACCCGCGTGCGGACAGGTGGACTCCGGTGGCCCCGCTGCCCAAAGGCTCGTTCGCGGTGGCGCACGAAGCCACGTGCTGTGGGGGGGAGTTGTTCGTGTCAGGGGGGTCTCTCTTCTACCGCCTGCTCCGGTACAGCTCCCGGAGGGACGAGTGGGACGAGTGTCCCTTCAACGAGAGCCGTCGCCGCTCCACGGACATGGTGGCGCACCGGAGCCTCGTGTACCGCTTCGACGTGGACCGGGAGCGCGCGGGGGTCAGTGTGTACAAATACAACACTGTAGTGAAGGTGTGGCATGGGGGGACGTCCTTCCCCCTGGAGAACCCGCTGCCGTTCCGCTGCGCTGTGCTCGGGGACCGGATCTACTGCGTAAACCGGATCCAGACGCTGCAGTTCGAGGTGCAGGGGGACCAGGAGGGGTTCCTACCGGAGGTCCTGCAGTCCCCCACCGAAGCCCGAGGAGCCCTGGTCCCCTTCGTCCTCAGCCTGAACCAGGACGGGTTTACCCCGGGACAAATCGCGGTCCAGGACTGA